A window of the Clostridia bacterium genome harbors these coding sequences:
- the rpsF gene encoding 30S ribosomal protein S6, with product MSKYEVLYIIDNDVADEKKTEIVDKFGDLVKENGGDVRSIDKWGIRKFAYRINVNGTYKTEGYYVLMSFEAEGAFIAELERQMRNNESIIRELVTACE from the coding sequence ATGAGCAAATACGAAGTTTTGTACATCATCGACAACGATGTGGCAGACGAGAAGAAGACCGAGATCGTAGACAAGTTCGGCGATTTGGTCAAGGAGAACGGCGGCGACGTCCGGTCCATCGACAAATGGGGTATCCGCAAGTTTGCCTATCGTATCAACGTCAACGGTACCTACAAGACCGAAGGTTACTACGTGTTGATGTCGTTCGAAGCCGAAGGCGCTTTCATCGCCGAGTTGGAACGTCAAATGCGCAACAACGAGTCCATCATCCGCGAGTTGGTCACCGCGTGCGAGTAA
- a CDS encoding single-stranded DNA-binding protein, with protein MNRVILIGNLTKDPELSKTNSDLSVCKFTVAVSRSYGKQETDFFTVVTWRAQADNCGRFLKKGSKVAISGSIQNRSYDANDGTKRYVTEIIADEVQFLTTKGAMEEDGQPAIGDGMKPVDDALPF; from the coding sequence ATGAATAGAGTTATTCTTATCGGCAACCTTACCAAAGATCCCGAGCTCAGCAAGACCAACAGCGACCTGTCCGTCTGCAAGTTCACCGTCGCGGTCTCCCGTAGTTACGGCAAGCAAGAGACGGATTTCTTCACCGTCGTCACCTGGCGCGCCCAAGCCGACAACTGCGGCCGTTTCCTCAAGAAAGGCAGCAAAGTCGCCATCTCCGGCAGCATCCAAAACCGCAGCTATGACGCGAACGACGGCACCAAGCGTTACGTAACCGAGATAATTGCCGACGAAGTGCAATTTCTCACCACGAAGGGCGCAATGGAAGAAGACGGTCAACCCGCCATCGGCGACGGCATGAAGCCCGTAGACGACGCCCTTCCCTTCTAA
- a CDS encoding BMP family ABC transporter substrate-binding protein yields the protein MKKVIITIIAVIVVASLMVACLAGCNETTNNGTTNNGTNSGTNNGTNSGTNNDTNKYEGFKVGLICLHDKNSTYDKNFINAMEEVQRELGLTNDQVIIKTGIPEGIECFNAAEEMVSNGCKVIIADSFGHEQYMIQAAKKYSNVLFCHATGTKAHTEKLPNYVNAFASIYEGRYLAGVVAGMKLAELVAQGKPAKVGYIGAFTYAEVISGYTSWFLGVRSIVPNVTMDVTFTGSWYDETAENNAAKMLIETKGCSLISQHADSMGAPNACEEAGVPNVSYNGSTAAACPDTFLVSSRINWAPYYKYVIDAKIAGKTTADIGYDYTGTIETGSVQLTDLGTAVAEGTAAKLAEVKAGLADGSIKVFDTSKFTVTTRVGDVETSGPLTTYKADVDDMVGDDGKSDYVHETEVIANGEFQESKFRSAPYFDLTIDGINLLDTNYGD from the coding sequence ATGAAGAAAGTTATCATCACCATCATCGCCGTCATCGTGGTTGCTTCCCTCATGGTAGCCTGCCTCGCCGGCTGCAACGAGACGACCAACAACGGTACGACGAACAACGGGACCAACAGCGGTACCAACAACGGCACCAACAGCGGTACCAACAACGACACCAACAAGTACGAAGGTTTCAAAGTCGGTTTGATCTGCTTGCACGACAAGAACTCCACCTATGACAAGAACTTCATCAATGCCATGGAAGAAGTGCAACGCGAACTTGGCCTCACCAATGACCAAGTCATCATCAAGACCGGTATCCCCGAGGGTATCGAGTGCTTCAACGCCGCCGAAGAAATGGTTTCCAACGGCTGCAAAGTCATCATCGCCGACAGCTTCGGTCACGAGCAATACATGATCCAAGCCGCCAAGAAGTACTCCAACGTGCTGTTCTGCCACGCCACCGGTACCAAGGCTCACACCGAGAAACTCCCCAACTACGTCAACGCGTTTGCTTCGATCTATGAAGGTCGTTACCTCGCCGGCGTCGTCGCGGGTATGAAACTCGCCGAGTTGGTTGCCCAAGGCAAACCCGCCAAAGTCGGTTACATCGGCGCTTTCACCTATGCCGAAGTTATCTCCGGTTACACCTCTTGGTTCCTTGGCGTCCGCTCCATCGTTCCCAACGTCACCATGGACGTCACCTTCACCGGTAGCTGGTACGACGAGACCGCCGAGAACAACGCCGCCAAGATGCTCATCGAGACCAAAGGTTGCTCCTTGATCAGCCAACACGCCGACTCCATGGGTGCCCCCAACGCTTGCGAAGAGGCCGGTGTGCCCAACGTCAGCTACAACGGCTCCACCGCCGCTGCTTGCCCCGACACCTTCCTTGTCTCCAGCCGTATCAACTGGGCTCCCTACTACAAGTACGTCATCGACGCCAAGATCGCCGGCAAGACCACTGCCGACATCGGTTATGACTACACCGGCACCATCGAGACCGGTAGCGTGCAACTGACCGACCTCGGCACCGCCGTGGCCGAAGGCACCGCCGCCAAATTGGCCGAAGTCAAAGCCGGCCTTGCCGATGGCAGCATCAAAGTGTTCGACACCAGCAAGTTTACCGTCACCACCAGAGTGGGCGACGTGGAGACCAGCGGTCCCTTGACCACCTACAAAGCCGACGTCGACGATATGGTGGGTGACGATGGTAAGAGCGATTACGTCCATGAGACCGAAGTTATTGCGAACGGCGAGTTCCAAGAGTCCAAGTTCCGTTCCGCTCCCTACTTCGACCTCACCATCGACGGTATCAACCTGTTGGATACCAACTACGGTGACTGA
- a CDS encoding xanthine phosphoribosyltransferase — protein MELLKQKIQQSGTVIGTDILKVDNFLNHQLDIALLYEMGKDVYEHYKNCAVGKILTIEASGIAYAAITAQFFGCNVVFAKKKGCKNQSADVYTAKVHSFTHGNDNIIAVDRRYIEAGDRVLIMDDFLAHGEALRGLIEVVKQAGATLVGAAVAIEKGFQGGGDELRAQGVDVYSQAIVESMSEETGVTFRR, from the coding sequence ATGGAGTTATTGAAGCAAAAGATTCAACAAAGCGGCACGGTCATAGGGACCGACATCCTCAAGGTGGACAACTTCCTTAACCACCAGCTGGATATCGCGCTTCTGTACGAAATGGGCAAAGACGTATACGAGCACTACAAAAACTGCGCAGTTGGCAAAATCCTCACCATAGAGGCATCGGGCATAGCGTATGCCGCCATCACGGCGCAGTTTTTTGGTTGTAACGTGGTGTTCGCCAAGAAAAAGGGCTGCAAAAATCAATCCGCGGACGTCTACACCGCCAAAGTCCACAGCTTCACGCACGGCAACGACAACATCATCGCCGTCGATCGCCGCTATATCGAGGCGGGCGACCGCGTGTTGATCATGGACGACTTCCTCGCGCACGGCGAGGCGCTTCGTGGCCTTATTGAGGTGGTCAAGCAAGCGGGCGCCACGTTGGTGGGCGCGGCGGTGGCCATCGAAAAGGGCTTCCAGGGCGGCGGAGACGAATTGCGCGCCCAAGGCGTCGACGTCTACTCGCAGGCCATCGTGGAGTCCATGAGCGAGGAGACGGGCGTCACCTTCCGAAGGTAG
- a CDS encoding 30S ribosomal protein S18: MEKKVANSEEKVAKRPARKPAKKKVCIFCVEKKDTVDYKDVNRLKKFVSENGKIAPRRSTGTCAKHQRAVTTAIKRARQMALLPFKGTVGGGRD; encoded by the coding sequence ATGGAAAAGAAAGTAGCAAATAGCGAAGAGAAAGTAGCAAAACGTCCCGCCCGCAAGCCCGCCAAGAAAAAGGTTTGCATCTTCTGCGTGGAAAAGAAAGATACCGTCGACTACAAGGACGTCAACCGTCTCAAGAAGTTCGTCTCCGAGAACGGCAAGATCGCTCCCCGTCGTTCGACCGGCACCTGCGCCAAACACCAACGCGCCGTGACGACCGCCATCAAACGCGCTCGTCAAATGGCCTTGTTGCCCTTCAAAGGCACCGTCGGCGGTGGCCGCGACTAA